Proteins from a single region of Rana temporaria chromosome 5, aRanTem1.1, whole genome shotgun sequence:
- the LOC120940944 gene encoding desmocollin-2-like: MGSARGSVTMYCCFLALLLPLVAAEKSCHHIKLPVHHNIRTGSLVGTVDLHKCLHPNEAVAGTTNSNFTIEHVNFAFAIYATKHVKMPIHPVSLGIILQNQDSKKERIIPVTLVPEKNAEKGRYTRELLLRRTKRRWGPMPIGHNENYRGIFPCFLERVQSDTQVLYDIIYTISGPGVDQPPIGLFQMNPKTGDLYINGLVDREEYPSFPLTVYATTVDGYSPESPLTLPVNIEDDNDNAPVFTEAVFCAEVLEHSKAGTIVGRVNASDRDEPQTRHTLLRYYLLRQIPPSPLLFAVNAEYGIVTTLSNSLDRETLDHYTLILEVRDMGGSIGYLSSTGTMSITVTDMNDFAPIFSQQSYQTEVNENEYGMVILRIPVTDNDLRNTSNWKAVYTITQGNEKRFFNITTDPMTNEGLLSVVKGINYEEDKSFLLQVAVANEVSLITPSGTKSSGIVTVPVTVTVKDVDEGPECQPKIKEVFVQENQTVGTLVTEYTAIDPETKTSTGIRYQKLSDPLSWVSVADNGRITTAQLMDYESKDVPNHKYNVTFLATDTSGKTGTCTLVINLTDLDEHGPQFSRISGSICTNGRTSDRFEVVDKDGSVVKFPYRIQLDSSVDTRVQNQWRITQENDNTVRVENAGNDVGTYVVPVKIIDHLGRATIQNVGISVCNCPDGQNCVSPRTSSSTALGGLAILIMVLSALLLALLLCLLLACLCGAGAGKGNLGYVDDAAQQNLIVANTEAPGADVMDPNFKVPITIINSNKSGNAQPGSYDQNSQEMTQIRNQQLNTSKITDHHLGMRTLHSMGGGHQRFDPSRQTYSEWQSFMNTHLGDKLYVCGQNEETQHGEDYVVPYNYEGRGSAAGSVGCCSELRGDDDRMDFLNHLEPKFRTLAEVCAKK, encoded by the exons ATGGGGTCAGCCCGAGGATCTGTCACAATGTACTGCTGCTTCCTGGCACTGCTCCTG ccATTGGTTGCAGCAGAAAAATCTTGTCATCACATAAAACTTCCTGTGCATCATAATATCCGTACAGGATCCTTGGTTGGCACTG ttGATCTGCATAAATGTTTGCACCCCAATGAGGCAGTTGCTGGAACAACTAATTCCAATTTCACAATTGAGCATGTTAATTTCGCTTTTGCTATATATGCCACAAAACATGTTAAGATGCCTATTCATCCAGTTTCACTTGGAATCATACTGCAGAACCAAGATTCAAAAAAGGAAAGGATTATTCCAGTGACACTTGTAcctgaaaaaaat GCTGAGAAAGGAAGATATACCAGAGAATTGCTGCTAAGACGTACAAAAAGGAGGTGGGGTCCTATGCCCATCGGACATAATGAGAACTACCGAGGGATATTTCCATGTTTTCTTGAACGG GTCCAGTCTGACACTCAGGTGCTATATGATATTATTTACACTATTTCGGGACCAGGAGTGGATCAGCCACCAATAGGTTTGTTTCAGATGAATCCAAAAACTGGAGACTTGTACATCAATGGCCTAGTGGATCGGGAAGAATACCCTTCTTTTCCG CTAACAGTTTATGCAACGACAGTAGATGGATATTCACCGGAGTCTCCTCTGACACTACCAGTCAACATAGAAGATGACAATGATAATGCCCCAGTGTTTACTGAAGCCGTGTTTTGTGCTGAAGTGTTGGAGCACAGTAAAGCTG GTACTATTGTGGGAAGAGTAAATGCCTCAGACAGAGATGAGCCACAAACTCGACACACCCTGCTAAGATACTATCTTCTTAGACAAATTCCTCCATCACCACTCCTTTTTGCTGTGAATGCAGAATATGGCATAGTCACTACATTATCAAACAGCCTTGATAGAGAG ACATTGGACCACTACACTCTTATACTTGAAGTGCGTGATATGGGTGGCAGCATAGGTTATTTGTCTTCCACTGGCACCATGTCTATAACGGTCACTGATATGAATGATTTTGCACCAATCTTCTCACAGCAATCC tatcagACTGAAGTGAATGAAAATGAATATGGAATGGTCATACTGAGAATTCCTGTAACAGACAATGACTTGCGCAATACTTCAAACTGGAAAGCTGTGTATACAATCACACAAGGAAACGAGAAGCGCTTTTTCAATATAACTACTGATCCAATGACAAATGAAGGACTGCTTTCGGTTGTAAAG GGAATAAACTATGAAGAAGACAAAAGCTTTCTACTACAAGTTGCAGTCGCTAATGAAGTAAGCCTAATAACACCATCTGGGACAAAAAGCAGCGGTATTGTTACTGTTCCTGTCACAGTCACTGTTAAAGACGTCGATGAAGGTCCTGAATGTCAGCCAAAAATTAAAGAAGTATTTGTTCAAGAAAATCAGACAGTTGGTACGCTAGTTACAGAATATACAGCAATTGATCCTGAAACTAAAACTTCTACTGGCATACG GTACCAGAAGTTGTCAGATCCACTAAGTTGGGTCAGTGTGGCTGATAATGGTCGAATTACTACTGCCCAACTTATGGACTATGAATCCAAAGATGTTCCAAATCACAAGTATAACGTAACCTTTTTGGCAACTGATACAT CTGGAAAGACTGGCACCTGCACTTTAGTGATAAACCTTACGGATCTTGATGAACATGGACCGCAGTTTTCTAGAATCAGTGGCAGTATTTGTACAAATGGTAGAACATCTGACCGTTTTGAAGTAGTTGACAAGGATGGAAGTGTCGTCAAATTTCCATACAGAATTCAACTCGATAGCAGCGTAGACACAAGGGTGCAGAATCAGTGGCGCATTACCCAAGAAAATG ATAACACTGTTAGAGTTGAAAATGCTGGtaatgatgttggaacatatgTTGTGCCGGTAAAGATAATTGATCATTTGGGTCGTGCCACAATCCAGAATGTGGGGATTTCAGTGTGTAACTGTCCTGATGGTCAGAACTGCGTTTCACCACGTACTAGCTCATCTACTGCGCTTGGAGGGCTAGCTATTCTTATAATGGTTCTGTCAGCGCTATTGCTTGCTTTACTTCTCT gTCTTTTGTTGGCATGCCTGTGTGGAGCTGGAGCAGGCAAGGGCAATCTGGGTTATGTTGATGATGCAGCACAGCAGAATTTGATTGTTGCAAACACGGAAGCGCCCGGAGCAGATGTCATG gatccGAATTTTAAAGTCCCTATTACGATTATAAACAGCAACAAAAGCGGAAATGCTCAGCCTGGTTCGTATGATCAGAATAGTCAAGAAATGACTCAAATCAGGAACCAACAGCTTAATACTTCAAAAATTACAGACCACCACCTAGGTATGCGTACCCTACATTCTATGGGAGGAGGACATCAAAGATTTGACCCCAGCAGACAGACCTATTCAGAGTGGCAAAGTTTCATGAACACTCACCTTGGAGAT AAATTATATGTGTGTGGACAAAATGAAGAAACGCAGCATGGTGAGGATTATGTTGTCCCATACAATTATGAAGGAAGAGGATCAGCAGCTGGTTCTGTAGGCTGTTGCAGTGAACTTCGAGGGGATGACGATAGGATGGACTTTTTAAATCATCTTGAACCAAAATTCAGGACATTAGCAGAAGTTTGTGCAAAAAAATGA